The Chitinimonas arctica region AATAAGAGCAAATAGCTCGCCCACGGTCCGTGGCATGAAATATGCCCCTCGAAAAGGTGGACCCAGCTACTGGGCATCCCGTTTACCGACCATCGAGGAGAAGCGTCATGAAAACATTGATCACCGCTGTATCCGTATCCCTCTTAGCCGCCGCATCCCTTCCCGGCTGCAGTACCTCGCGCCAGGATCAGGCTCCGTTGCTACTGGCGGAACGACAGGCCGACCACTCCCCCTACGGTGTAGTGCAATCGGTGGAAGAAGTGGTCCAACCAGGCAAGCGCGGCCCGGGTGCCGGCGCCGTGCTGGGCGGCGTGGTGGGTGGCGTGCTGGGCAATCAAGTCGGCAAGGGTGACGGCAATACCGCCGCAACCATCGTAGGCGTGGTAGGTGGCGCCGTCGTCGGCGATAA contains the following coding sequences:
- a CDS encoding glycine zipper 2TM domain-containing protein, which encodes MKTLITAVSVSLLAAASLPGCSTSRQDQAPLLLAERQADHSPYGVVQSVEEVVQPGKRGPGAGAVLGGVVGGVLGNQVGKGDGNTAATIVGVVGGAVVGDKLDDRHKERVAYRVSVRMDDGSYQAITQDSANFRRGDVVAVRDGRVWRR